The sequence below is a genomic window from Salinispira pacifica.
AGGTGACCCGGAACTCAACACCCAATTCCTGTGCCACGATGCCCGCCAGGGTGGTTTTCCCCAATCCCGGGGGACCGGATAGAAAGAGATGATCAAGAGCCTCTCCCCTCTTCCGGGTTGCCTGTATGAAAATTGACAGATTATCCTTGATTCCTTCCTGACCCTGAAACTCTGATAGAAGCTGAGGTCGAAGATGGTGTTCTATTGTGTGATCTTCAGAAGACTGGCTTGCATCAAGGGAAAAATCCATACCTGACTCCATGTATCCGGTTAGCTGAGCTCAATAATTGCCTGCCGCAGGGCTTCGCCCTGCTCCAATGAAGGATTCTCTTTCAGGATCCTCTGAACTGCTACTCTGGCGGATTTTTTGTCAAACCCCATATCAACAAGAGCCTGACTGAGTTGATCGTCAACAACTGTGTTGACTCCAGGAGTTTCGGTGGGAATGTCCTCCCCGTCGGCTTCTCCTGCAGTCCTGAACTCCAGCATTTGATCCTTCAGGGTAAGAATAATCTTTTTCGCCCCTTTCAATCCGATACCCGGAAGTGAGGTGAGAAAACCTTCATCCTCTCCCGCAATGGCCCGGGAGATTTCCGATGGTGATACTGCTGAAAGGATCTTCATACTCTGGCGGGGACCGACTCCGTTCACCTTATTGAGAAGTAGAAACAGCTGCTTTTCATGAATGCTGGAAAAGCCGAACAGAGTCATTTGATCTTCACGGTGATAAAGATGTGTGTACAGCTGAATTTCCCCGGCGCCGGAATCATCACTGCTGATAAGGGAATGAATATCGTTTCTTGTCCGGGAACTCACTTCAAGTTCCCAGGAAATTCCGTTCCGGTCTTCGATGACCGCCGTGTTCTCCTGGAGTGGCCCCGGCAACCCTCGGATTGCATATATCATGATTGTATTATTCCAGAAAAACCCTGTTCCTGCCAGAGTGCATACGCTGCTGCCAGGGCGTCAGCCGCATGATCGCTTGAGGGGGCTTCCTTCATACCTAAAAGCAGTTGAACCATATGCTGCACCTGGGATTTTTCCGCTCTGCCCACCCCGCTGATTCGCTGCTTGATTTGAGGGGGCGATAAAGAAACTGCAGTTATTCCTGACATCTCACAGGCCAGAAGAATTACCCCTCTTGCATGAGCAACCGGAATGGCAGAGCCTACATTTTTGGCGAAAAAAATACTCTCTATTCCTGCAGCCGACGGAGCGTAATGTTCCAAAACAGCCATGCATTTTTCATAAATTTGCAGCAGTCTGTTCTGCTCCGGCGATGCGGAGTCTGTACGAATCTCACCATGTTCGAGCTGCCTGACACGGGAACCCTGAACTGAAATCACTCCATAGCCCGTGGAAGCAAGGCCGGGATCAAATCCAGCCAGAATTGTTTCAGGCATCCGGATCAAATCCCTCGGGAATCTCCAGGTTTGAGCTTACATTTTGAACATCATCGTTATCATCCAGGGTATCCAGAAGTTTCAGTACTTTCCTGGTTCCATCCTCATCAAGACTGATGTTGGCGTCTGCAATCATGGTCAGTTCCGACGAATCGGGAGTGAAGCCCTCTTCTTTCAGGCTTTCAAGAATCGTCTCGTAATCTTCAGCTGCGGTGATGATCTCTATGCTTTCTGAATCTGAAGACATATCCTCCGCTCCAAGTTCCAGAGCCTTTTCAAAAATCGTTTCCTCATCATGATTTTCCGGAGAGAACGTAATAACGCCTTTTCGATTAAACATATAGGAAACACATCCGTTCTCACCAAGGTTGCCTCCGGCCTTGCTGAATATGGACCGGACATCCGCAGCGGTTCGGTTTTTATTGTCTGTGAGGGTTTCAACCATCACCGCAACTCCGCCGGGTCCGTAGCCCTCATATACGTTTTCAAAATACTCCGTGCCTCCGAGTTCGCCCAGGCCTTTTTTGATGGCACGCTCGATATTATCTTTGGGCATATTGGCACTCCGGGCTTTCAGCACCGCGGTACGAAGCCTTGGATTTGTATCAATATCGCCGCCGCCCATTTTTGCGGCAACGGAAATCTCTTTTATGAGTTTTGTAAAGAGCTTGCCCCGTTTCGCATCAGCTGCGCCTTTTTTGTGTTTAATTGTGGACCATTTACTATGACCTGACATCCGATAATCTCCTGTGTTTGTTAATTGCAGACTGGGAATGCGGCAGAACCCGGGAGCCTCTGCTGGCAATGGCCTCAGCTGATAAAAGCCTCAGCTGAAAATGGATGGAAATCGGCATCTGCAGTGTCCGAACATCGCATACACCCCTGAATTTATCATAAATTTAAAGCATACGAAAGTTATCAGGGCCCGGTATATCTGTCAAGAATCTTATTCAGCCGCAGATTTTCGGCCAAAAAGATGAATTACTTTTCCGCGGATTGCTGAAATATGAACCGGCCCCCATGACGGAGATCCGAATGCAGTTTTCCGGTTATCCGGAAGCAGAAAGACATGTTCATCCGGTACGGATTGGCTGTTGGTAAAATAATTATTCAGGCTGTCAGGGTGATTAAACGTCTCGTCTGGAAATGTCAGGCTGTATGTACTCTCTTGCACCAGACTTTCTTCAAGATAATCCCCATTGCCGTCTAATTGGACATATGCCCTCGATCCGTTGACATAAACCCTGTCTCCGGGTACTGCGATTACCCGGCGGATAATCCATGGACGCCTATGCTGGAACGGGCTGTCAATTCCCAGCCTCCGAATATGAAAAAAATCTAGCAAATCATATAAAACCGGAATATAGGGATCTTTGCTGAATGGTGATTGCAGAACAACAATATCACCCCGTTCGGGAGAATCGAAATCAGGAAGACGCACATGCGTAAAAGGTAACATCAATCCATAGGGCAGCTTGGAAATTATCAAATTGTTACCGGACTCAATCCCGGGCTGCATACTGCTGCTTGCGGCTTCAGCCGTATCCAGAAAAAAACTGGTGAGCACCTCGTAGAACAGGAACATGGAAAACAGAATGGCCAGAAAGGAAAACACAATCCTCATCAATAAAGACCTGTGCCGGTATCCGGAAATCTTTTTCGTGCGCATAAGCTGAAACACTACACAATCGGCAAAGAATTGACAAGGAAAATACCCCTGCTTACAATGCGCCTTACATCGGTAAACAAATATGAAGTAGTTCCCGGACAAAGAGTGTAAGATACTACAATAGGATTAAATTAATGGCGGAAGGAACCAAACTTCTCAGCAAAAACCGGCGTGCGTTTCACGAGTATCACATATTAGAACGGTACGAATGCGGGATTATGCTGGCAGGTACAGAAGTAAAAAGCATGAAGTCTGGAAAATACAGTTTCGTGGACAGTTATGCCAGGATAAAAAATAATGAACTTTGGCTTGTGGGACTGCACATCACCCCGTATGACCACGGGAACATTCACAATCATGAGCCGGTACGTGACAGGAAGCTTCTGGTAAACAGAGACGAGTTGACCAAACTCGTTAGAAAAACTGATGAAAAAGGGTTAACCCTGGTTCCTCTGAGTTTCTACCTCAAAGGCGGCCTGGTAAAAATGGAGCTTGGCGTGTGCCGGGGTAAAAAACTTCACGATAAGCGGGCAAGCATTAAAGAAAAAGATTTAAAACGGCAGTCCGAACGAGAGATGCGAGGCCGTATTTAGGAGTTGCAGTGAAAAATTTTCCAGAACCCGGGGAACTCATTTCTTACCTGGAAGACGCAAAAGCATTTGCCCGTATCGGAGGCAACATCAGTTCTCATTACTTTGGCAGCCAGATTGATGTACATTGGAAGGCCGATGACAGTCCCGTTACCAAAGCGGACCGGGAAAGCGAACAAGCAATGAAAAAAGCCATTCTTGAAAAATTTCCCGACCACAGCGTTCTTGGAGAAGAATTCGGTGAAAGCGGCACTGCCGATTCACCATGGCAATGGGTTCTTGATCCGATTGACGGCACAAAAAGTTTCATCCACGGTATTCCCCTTTATACCGTTCTCGTTTCACTGACTTATAAAAAGGAACCTGTGATCGGCGTTGTTTACAACCCTCAAAGTAATGAAATGTTGGCGGCGGGAATGGGTATGGGGTGCTGGTATAACGATTCAGCATGCCGGGTCAGCGAAACATCAAGCCTGTCCGAAGCCCGGCTCATGACTACCGATCCCGGCGATCTTATAAGAAGGTCAGGCAACCCCGGGATTGAACTTTTAAAGACTTCGGCCATAAGCAGAACCTGGGCCGATGCCTATGGATATCTGCTCGTTGCCACCGGAAGAGCCGATGTAATGCTGGATCCCATTATGTCACTGTGGGACATAGCCTGTCTTTACCCCATAATCAGTGAAGCAGGTGGTGAAATTACGGATATACGGGGAAAACGGGGTATATCCGACAGTGCGGTTGCCAGCAACGGTATTCTCCATCAGGAAATTATGTCAGTATTAGGCAACAATGAGTATCATCAGCATTAAAATCCCAATACATCATGATACCCACGAGCCTGAAGAGTCGGAGTCGGCATTTACACACTCATCTGCCGGCATATGATGAATACTCTTGAATAAGCCTTTGATAATACGTATATTATCCTTTGCAAAAAACATGGGGGTGTTCCGGATTCGACTGGAGCGGATCCAGGGATACGTTGCAGGTGGAGCGCCATCTCCTGATTGGCAACCTTTATAACTGCTAACGATGCAGATTATGCAATGGCAGCCTAAATAGTGCTGTCACGGACACTCAGGGTGCAGTCCTGAATCCTGAACTGTCTGTTAGAAACCAGGACTTGCTTTCTGTCGGGCTTTGACGGCAGGAGGGACTTTTTCAAAGACCGGATGTGGAAAGGCCTGTCGACCGGCCTGAAGCGTCTTAAAAATCAAATGCGTTGACTAAACCTGTAGACGCGTATTTCTTACCCTTCAGGACGCGGGTTCAACTCCCGCCACCTCCAATAAAAGCTTCCAACCGCAAGGGGGGAAGCTTTTGTATATAATTAGTGCACCAAAGCTTGTAAAAAAACACAGCAAATTCAAGCAGCAGTAATTCTTTTCCGGTGTATGGTTTATGAACACATTACAACCATACATCACCAGACTGCTGACCCAAATCAGCACAAATTCTCTTGAATTTACTCACCACAGCCCGGTCCCCCACTGCTCAAACCCCCATTGCCCCCGGTTTGCAGACCAGAAACCCCATGATCAGTCATGGTTCAGGTTTCATGGATGCTACTTCACCAAAGCCTTCGGCAGGGTTCCGCGTTATCGCTGTCAGGATTGCGGCAAGACCTTTTCCCTCCAGACATTCCGCATGGATTACTACGTGAAAAAGCCGGTGGACTACATCCAGCTGATTCGCCAGCTTGTCTCTTCCAGCGGACAGGGCAACATGACCCGTTTCACCGGTATGCGCTATGAGCAGATCCAGAACAGATACGAGCGCATCTGCCGGGTACTTCTGGCCATCCATTCTGATATGCGCAAGCTGATCAAACCGGAAGATGAGTTCGCCCTGGACGGCTTTGAATCCTTCAGCGTGAGTCAGTTCTTCCCCAACAACATCAATATCCTGGTGGGAAGCGGCTCAGAGTTGATATACGCAATGGGATATTCCCAGCTGAGGCGTAAAGGACGGATGACTGAAAGACAGCGGCAGAAGCGAACTGACTTAGAGCAAACCCTGGGCAAGGCTCCGGGAAATGCCGTTGAGAAATCGGTCCAGTCCATCCTTACCCACTTGTGTAAATACATGAAAGATAAAGACATACCGAATGTTACGCTGAATACCGACTATCACAAGGCGTATGTTCGGGCCCTTTCGAAGGTGCCTGAGGGCAGGTCCCGGATACATCATCGTCAGCATTCATCCACCCTGCCGCGCACCCCGTCAAACCGGCTGTTCCCGGTGAATTATGTGGACCGGCAGTTTCGCAAAGATCAGGCGAACCACGTGCGGGAGTCGGTACAGTTCGCCCGATCTCCTGCCGCAATGATGGTGCGGCTGAGCATATATCAGATGGTTCATAATTATCTAATGCCCCGGAGGGTACGGGATCAGAGAAAAGGAAACTGGAAGACCAGAGGAGAACAGCTTGGCGTTCCGGGATGGAAGCTTCATGAGGTAATCAGAAAACACTGGGATAGGAGAGTGTTTCTGAACAAATGCAGCTTATGGGAACCTGAGAAGATGACCTGGCTGCTTGGATGGCGAAACCGGGGGATTGATTCAGGCCGCAGGCTGCCGTTTCATGTGTGGGTGTGACTGAACTGAAGTGTAAGAGAAGTGGCGGTCAGGGCTGGTTGTAGACGTGAAATCGGGCTGGATTCCGGATCGATTTTTCGGAGCGTATCGGCCGGATTGCGACGAAAGTTTTTTACAAGCTTTGGTGCACTGAAAAACCGTTTAAAGTCTGGTATTTGTTCCGATAATCATTACCAGGAGAGTTCACATGATACCAGCACTCATTGTTATTGCCTTTTTTCTTTCTCTTGGGACGGCATTCTACAGCCTATACAGAAAACTGATTTTGGAAGAATTCATAGGTGAGTGTGATATGCTCAAAGACAGGATCCATATTTTGTACAGAAGATGGGCAAAATCCTTATCGACAGAGGGTTTTTACCGTGAACATCTTCAGCTTCTCGTTTTTGGCGGAGCATGCGGGAATACTGAAGATAATCAGCTCCTGCTTGAGGTTCTGTATCAGCAATTGATGCTTTTAGAGCTGCCCCTTCAAGAGGAAATCCTTGCTGCAAGGGATGAATACGCAAAGATGGTTCGCAGGTATTCTCTGCGTATCTCTGCCTCAGCGGCTATCAGTGTGGTCCGGTACGAAGTCGTTCATCGAATCAGAATGATCTCACACGGCGAGAATGACCAAAATATTATCTCTGATTATCCAGGGGCTCTTATCAGCCGCTTAACAAGAGTTATGAGTGCTTTCACAAGTGCAGACGCTTCTTCAAGGCGTGGCGAACCCTTGGCACTCGGTAGATCAGGTAGATAATCAATGCTGCTGCCAGTGACGACATGAGTACAATGGATGACCAACGGGATACATGAAGTTGAATATCCAGGAAGCGGCTGACAAGAACATCAATTCCCATGTTAAATAACCCGATGTACACCAGAATCAGAGAGCTAAGCCGATATCTGCGGCGCCGAATACTGCTGGCAGTGAAAAACACTGCGGCAAGAAATGCGGTGGTTAGTAGCGAGATGGGCAGTCCCAGCTCAACAAACCATTTACTGTCAGAGTACCCTTCTTGAATAATCAGCAGATACGACGCAAGGATCAGTCCATCAAGGACGGCTGCAAACAGCCCTTTGCCTCCCCTGAGAATAGTGGGCACTACCAGTATTGCAGTCACAGTCAGAATTGAAGAGGAAGCGAGTATTCCCCAGCCGGAGTATCCTGTAATTATATCAAGTAAAAATAGATATGAAGCGGTTGTAACCATATCGGCTGTCAGTGCTGCACCGATGGATTTTCGAAGAAAAAGAAGCGGAAAGGCCAGGATCAACCATGCGAATGATAGAGATAGAAGCACAATTCCTGCCCAGTCTGCACTGCTGTCCGGGGCAACATCCACGGTTATGCTGATAATTCCCGCAAGAATAAACAGAATCGTAAACAGGCCCATAATATTGGATGCTGGTTTGGGTGGCTGTGGTGCCTGTTTGGTCACAGGATATAAATCCTGCTCTGTATCAATCTGATAGTTCTTCTTCATTACCGGCGTATGGCAAAGGGGGCATTCCGGTTCAGAAGCCGCCAGTTCAACTCCGCATTCCACGCAATATGGCATCAGCTACCTCCAATTACTCTGTATCTTTACCGGTACGGATTGCTGAATAAGCTCCCGGAAAAAGCGTCGCTCAATTTTCGGATCTTCAGTACTTCGTACAAAATTGATATATATATTGCCGTTATACCCCAGCATGGATAAACTTGATCCGATTTTTCTGTTGGGGCCCAGTTGGAAATCCAGCCGTTCAACATGCTCCTGAAGTTCCGGCGGAAGTGTCACATTGCCCAGGTTGGAGAGCATACCCGAAAACAATCGCTCGCCTACACTGTGGGAAACAAGGCGTATCACTAAATTTTTTATAAATAGCGGCATGCCTCGTATTACCGGATTTGTCATTGCCGCCACATTGGGGCTGAACTCACGCTGGAGAATGCGGGGGCGATTGTTAAGAGTGAGCTGGTGGTGAATACTGTGAAGCAGCTCGGAAAATTGATATCGTTCTTCCTTCCATCGATAGATGCTGGGGGTAAGAAAATGAGAGAAATTTCTCCTGGTCTTTGAAGGAAAATGATTTCGCAGATTTACGGGAATGCACAGTCTGATAGGAGCCTTGCGCTTAGAAACGGGTCCTTTTTCCTGAATATCCTGCAGAACTTTTAGATATACCGCAGTAAGAAACACGGTGATGCTTGTTTGGTGCCTGGATGCAGCCTCTTTGAGCCTGGTGTAAGGGATAACTCCATGGATGTGATGTATTGTACCGGATTCTGCTGCGTCTCCACGGTATTGAAAGGCCGGGGGATCCCCGCCGCTTCGTGGCATTCCAGGCTTATGGTATCGGACAAATGCATCTTCGATTTCTTCAGAAGACGGAGTCTCCGTGACGTCCAGGACAGTTTCATCCCTGGGGATACTATATCCACGTTCACTCAGGTACTCAGCGGCGAGAGTCAGGAGAAAAGACATGCCTCCTGTTCCATCGGTAAGGCTGTGAAAAAACTCCACGGCTATGCGATTCTTAAAATACCGGACTCTCAGAAGGTGACCTTTGCTGCGACGATAATCCAGCCGCATACATGGATTGCGCACGTCTTTCTCAACCAGCAGGGGATTACGGTTTTCATCCAGAACATTCCAGAACATTCCTCGCACCAGGCGAACTCGAAATGTTGGAAATCTCGTGAGCACACGATTCACAGCTTTCTGAAGCGGTTCCTTGCGAATTTCTTCTTTCAGGGTAACCGCAAGCCTGAATACAGCGGTTCTGTTGTCGCTTTCGATGGTGGGGAAAAGATGAGCCGCATTATCAAGGGGAAACCATCTTTTTTGTATATGATCTGCCATGTGTCCGAAGCATAGCATAGATGGTAGGTAATTGCATTACGAAATTTACACCGGGAATCGTGGTTTCTGCACGATTCCCGGTTTTTCTGTATTAGTGCACGGAAGCTTGTGAAACACTGCCTTTTCTAACAAAAAACAACATATTTAGTGCCTGAAAAATACCCGACACCATCAGTATGGTTGAATTTTTGGAAATAGATTTTTTCCACAAGCTTTGGGGCACTGTACATCAGATAAAAAATTTGATGAGCATCACCGCAGCTACAATATACGTAGCCACCGATACCTCCCTGAACTTACCAGTAAGGGTTTTCAGAATCACATAGGAGATTATTCCGAACACAATTCCTTCAGCAATGCTGTACGCCAGCGGCATCATAATGATAGTAAGGAATGCGGGAAGTGATTCGGTGATATCCTGGAAATCGATATCCTTCACCGGACTCATCATAAATACACCTACCAGAATAAGCGCAGGTGCGGTGGCGGCTCCCGGAACCATCAGAAAGAGGGGGCTGAAGAACAGCGCCAGAGCGAAGAGCCCTGCAGTTACCAGTGCGGTGAGACCGGTACGCCCGCCTTCTTCGATTCCTGATGCACTTTCAACATAGGTGGTCACGGTGGAAGTACCGAAGATTGCACCTACTGTTGTACCGATGGCATCGGCAAAAAGAGCCTGTTTGGCCCGGGGAATTTTTCCGTCTTTTTCCAGGATTTGCGCCTTGGTTGAAACTCCGATCAGGGTGCCCACGGTGTCGAACATATCAACAAAAAGAAAAGTGAACAGTACCAGCAGCATTTCAAGACTGAGAATCTCGGTCCATTCAAACTGGAACAGAATCGGTTCAAGACTGGGCGGTCTGCGAAAGAGAGTGAATCCTTCCAGGTTTGTTACACCAAGGGGAATACCCACGACGGTTGATGCGATAATCCCCCAAAGCAGCGCACCTTTCACTTTAAATGCAAGCAGAACTGAAGATATTATCAGACCGAGCACCGCAAGGAGAACGGCAGCAGAGGAAAAGT
It includes:
- the lepB gene encoding signal peptidase I, whose translation is MRIVFSFLAILFSMFLFYEVLTSFFLDTAEAASSSMQPGIESGNNLIISKLPYGLMLPFTHVRLPDFDSPERGDIVVLQSPFSKDPYIPVLYDLLDFFHIRRLGIDSPFQHRRPWIIRRVIAVPGDRVYVNGSRAYVQLDGNGDYLEESLVQESTYSLTFPDETFNHPDSLNNYFTNSQSVPDEHVFLLPDNRKTAFGSPSWGPVHISAIRGKVIHLFGRKSAAE
- the ruvA gene encoding Holliday junction branch migration protein RuvA, translating into MIYAIRGLPGPLQENTAVIEDRNGISWELEVSSRTRNDIHSLISSDDSGAGEIQLYTHLYHREDQMTLFGFSSIHEKQLFLLLNKVNGVGPRQSMKILSAVSPSEISRAIAGEDEGFLTSLPGIGLKGAKKIILTLKDQMLEFRTAGEADGEDIPTETPGVNTVVDDQLSQALVDMGFDKKSARVAVQRILKENPSLEQGEALRQAIIELS
- a CDS encoding DUF6320 domain-containing protein, with amino-acid sequence MPYCVECGVELAASEPECPLCHTPVMKKNYQIDTEQDLYPVTKQAPQPPKPASNIMGLFTILFILAGIISITVDVAPDSSADWAGIVLLSLSFAWLILAFPLLFLRKSIGAALTADMVTTASYLFLLDIITGYSGWGILASSSILTVTAILVVPTILRGGKGLFAAVLDGLILASYLLIIQEGYSDSKWFVELGLPISLLTTAFLAAVFFTASSIRRRRYRLSSLILVYIGLFNMGIDVLVSRFLDIQLHVSRWSSIVLMSSLAAALIIYLIYRVPRVRHALKKRLHL
- the ruvC gene encoding crossover junction endodeoxyribonuclease RuvC: MPETILAGFDPGLASTGYGVISVQGSRVRQLEHGEIRTDSASPEQNRLLQIYEKCMAVLEHYAPSAAGIESIFFAKNVGSAIPVAHARGVILLACEMSGITAVSLSPPQIKQRISGVGRAEKSQVQHMVQLLLGMKEAPSSDHAADALAAAYALWQEQGFSGIIQS
- a CDS encoding YebC/PmpR family DNA-binding transcriptional regulator, with the translated sequence MSGHSKWSTIKHKKGAADAKRGKLFTKLIKEISVAAKMGGGDIDTNPRLRTAVLKARSANMPKDNIERAIKKGLGELGGTEYFENVYEGYGPGGVAVMVETLTDNKNRTAADVRSIFSKAGGNLGENGCVSYMFNRKGVITFSPENHDEETIFEKALELGAEDMSSDSESIEIITAAEDYETILESLKEEGFTPDSSELTMIADANISLDEDGTRKVLKLLDTLDDNDDVQNVSSNLEIPEGFDPDA
- a CDS encoding NCS2 family permease, with product MNKFFQLEKNNTTVRTEVLAGITTFLTMAYILAVNPATLSATGMPAPALFTATALAAVVATLVMALWAKLPFALAPGMGLNAFFAFTVVLGMGKSWQFALTAVFLEGIIFLILTAFNIREAIISLIPSNIKKAISVGIGLFIAFIGMQNAGIISDNSAVLVELGDFSSAAVLLAVLGLIISSVLLAFKVKGALLWGIIASTVVGIPLGVTNLEGFTLFRRPPSLEPILFQFEWTEILSLEMLLVLFTFLFVDMFDTVGTLIGVSTKAQILEKDGKIPRAKQALFADAIGTTVGAIFGTSTVTTYVESASGIEEGGRTGLTALVTAGLFALALFFSPLFLMVPGAATAPALILVGVFMMSPVKDIDFQDITESLPAFLTIIMMPLAYSIAEGIVFGIISYVILKTLTGKFREVSVATYIVAAVMLIKFFI
- a CDS encoding inositol monophosphatase family protein yields the protein MKNFPEPGELISYLEDAKAFARIGGNISSHYFGSQIDVHWKADDSPVTKADRESEQAMKKAILEKFPDHSVLGEEFGESGTADSPWQWVLDPIDGTKSFIHGIPLYTVLVSLTYKKEPVIGVVYNPQSNEMLAAGMGMGCWYNDSACRVSETSSLSEARLMTTDPGDLIRRSGNPGIELLKTSAISRTWADAYGYLLVATGRADVMLDPIMSLWDIACLYPIISEAGGEITDIRGKRGISDSAVASNGILHQEIMSVLGNNEYHQH
- the smpB gene encoding SsrA-binding protein SmpB, with translation MAEGTKLLSKNRRAFHEYHILERYECGIMLAGTEVKSMKSGKYSFVDSYARIKNNELWLVGLHITPYDHGNIHNHEPVRDRKLLVNRDELTKLVRKTDEKGLTLVPLSFYLKGGLVKMELGVCRGKKLHDKRASIKEKDLKRQSEREMRGRI